One segment of Rattus norvegicus strain BN/NHsdMcwi chromosome 16, GRCr8, whole genome shotgun sequence DNA contains the following:
- the Zfp703 gene encoding zinc finger protein 703 produces MSDSPAGSNPRTPESSGSGGSGGGGKRPAVPAVVSLLPPADPLRQANRLPIRVLKMLSAHTGHLLHPEYLQPLSSTPVSPIELDAKKSPLALLAQTCSQIGKPDPPPSSKLNSVAAAAANGLGSEKDPSRSAPGAASAAAALKQLGDSPAEDKSSFKPYSKGSGGGDSRKDGGSSSVSSTTSSSSSSPGDKAGFRVPSAACPPFPPHGAAVSTSSNSSSPGGSRGGSPHHSDCKSGSGGAGGGGELDKKDQEAKPSPEPAAGSRGSSGDSAHGGPEATASGRKSEPPSALVGAGHVAPVSPYKPGHSVFPLPPSSIGYHGSIVGAYAGYPSQFVPGLDPSKSGLVGGQLSGGLGLPPGKPPSSSPLTGASPPSFLQGLCRDPYCLGGYHSASHLGGSSCSTCSAHDPAGPSLKASGYPLVYPGHPLQPAALSSSAAQAALPGHPLYTYGFMLQNEPLPHSCNWVAASGPCDKRFATSEELLSHLRTHTALPGAEKLLAAYPGASSLGSAAAAAAAAASCHLHLPPPAAPGSPGSLSLRSPHTLGLSRYHPYGKSHLSTAGGLAVPSLPTAGPYYSPYALYGQRLASASALGYQ; encoded by the exons ATGAGCGATTCGCCCGCTGGATCTAACCCAAGGACACCCGAAAGCAGCGgcagcggcggcagcggcggcggcgggaaGAGGCCGGCGGTGCCGGCAGTGGTGTCCCTCCTGCCCCCGGCGGACCCCCTGCGCCAGGCGAACCGGCTCCCTATCAGGGTCCTGAAGATGCTGAGCGCTCACACCGGTCACCTCCTGCACCCGGAGTACCTGCAACCGCTGTCCTCCACTCCCGTCAGCCCCATTGAG CTGGACGCCAAGAAGAGTCCTTTGGCTCTGCTAGCCCAGACCTGCTCGCAGATCGGCAAGCCCGACCCGCCGCCCTCGTCCAAGCTCAACTccgtggcggcggcggcggccaaCGGGCTGGGATCCGAGAAAGACCCGAGCCGCTCCGCCCCCGGCGCCGCCTCTGCGGCCGCGGCGCTCAAGCAGCTGGGGGACTCCCCGGCGGAGGACAAGTCCAGCTTCAAGCCCTACTCTAAGGGCTCCGGCGGCGGCGACTCCCGCAAAGACGGCGGCTCCTCGTCGGTGTCCTCCACCACCTCTTCGTCCTCCTCATCCCCGGGAGACAAGGCTGGCTTCAGGGTCCCCAGCGCCGCCTGCCCTCCCTTTCCCCCGCATGGAGCAGCGGTCTCCACCTCGTCAAACTCGTCTTCGCCGGGCGGCTCCCGCGGAGGTTCCCCACACCACTCAGACTGCAAGAGCGGCAGCGGCGGGGCCGGCGGCGGCGGGGAACTGGACAAGAAAGACCAGGAAGCCAAACCCAGTCCCGAGCCAGCCGCTGGAAGCCGAGGCAGCAGCGGGGACTCGGCTCACGGTGGCCCGGAGGCCACCGCATCAGGGCGCAAATCCGAACCGCCCTCCGCCCTGGTGGGGGCGGGCCACGTGGCCCCAGTGTCACCCTACAAACCAGGCCACTCGGTGTTTCCACTACCGCCCTCCAGCATCGGTTATCACGGCTCCATTGTGGGCGCCTACGCCGGCTACCCGTCTCAGTTCGTGCCTGGCCTGGATCCTAGCAAGTCTGGTTTAGTGGGAGGTCAGCTGTCCGGGGGCCTGGGCCTGCCACCCGGCAAGCCCCCCAGCTCCAGCCCGCTCACCGGGGcctccccaccctccttcctGCAGGGATTATGCCGTGACCCCTACTGCCTAGGAGGCTACCACAGCGCCTCGCACCTCGGTGGCTCTAGCTGCTCCACTTGCAGCGCGCACGATCCGGCCGGGCCCAGCCTTAAGGCCAGTGGCTACCCTCTGGTGTACCCCGGGCACCCCTTGCAACCTGCGGCGCTCTCCTCCAGCGCCGCCCAGGCCGCGCTCCCGGGCCATCCTCTCTACACCTATGGCTTCATGCTGCAGAATGAACCGCTGCCACACAGCTGCAATTGGGTGGCGGCCAGCGGGCCCTGCGACAAGCGCTTTGCCACTTCCGAGGAGCTGCTCAGCCATCTACGGACTCACACAGCCCTGCCGGGCGCAGAGAAACTTCTGGCCGCCTACCCGGGGGCCTCGAGCTTGGGCAGTGCCGCAGCAGCCGCTGCAGCCGCGGCCTCTTGTCATCTGCATCTCCCCCCGCCCGCCGCCCCAGGCAGCCCCGGATCGCTGTCATTGAGGAGTCCACACACTTTGGGGCTAAGCCGGTACCACCCCTATGGCAAGAGCCACTTATCTACAGCTGGGGGCCTGGCAGTGCCGTCCCTTCCCACAGCCGGACCCTACTACTCGCCATATGCACTGTATGGACAGAGGCTAGCTTCCGCCTCGGCGCTTGGATACCAGTAA